ATTGTAAGTATTTacaatttttataaattttaactaaAGCATttcccacagatgtcatataaaccatagatcaagcaaacgtatctacttagcgtgtcaaatgaactcagtgaaatccactgagttgtccgtctttaatcgcagcttgcagctttcgggcgtcaatttttgtaagttgaagtcaacaaaaacattaaaaatgcctcgttacatgatatttaactgcaacaacataaaacttatcaacactcaagggcctgagacatatttaaaatcacaggcaagtaacaacttcagtacaaaatctgacacgctcggccgccatacaaataaatgacctcgtttcttctatctaaatctaattctgtggcaTTTCCACTCCTTAGCCAGTTGTATTATCTGAGTAGCATAggctatttatattttttctattatcttTGACTTTCTGCTCTACAatctctgtttgtttttgttatcTTAGTTTTGTGACGCATTGGTTACCTATACTGTAAGgtcatgtaattttttttttaataaataatagttgaacaagagtggcactgaagctttagtagttccatgtgctctgcttacccctttatgggatacaggcgtgattgtatgtatgtatgtaaataatagtTGAAGAAAACATGCCCACAGCTAGAATCGAACCAGTGTCCTCTGGAATCCTTGGAGAATGATGACTATATTTTGTCAtactttactatattttttttagcatATAGTTTAGTTTACTattatttagttaatatttattgctgatctttaaaaaatatatattacacatatttttatcatatttagtGTGTAGTGTTTTTCAAAAACCTGAAATGCTAAATTTCAGCCCGATTATTCTCTACTGTAGGATGCCATCCGACTCGGTGCACAGAGTTTATCCAGGACCCCCAAGCGTACCTTGATGACCTTAGGGCTCTTATTACTACCAATAAAGACAAAGTTGTCGCCATTGGAGAATGTGGACTGGACTATGAGAGACTGCATTTACTGCGAGAAAGATGTTCAACTCAAGTAAGTAAAGGTTGTCTGGATATCGCTTTTAGCAATAATACTGCCTCTTGATTTACCTCTTCTAAGTTGATATGCATACTTATTATGATCTTTCCTGTATGGAGATGCGTAATAAAGAGtgtttgtttgtattttaagtGAATATTAGAGATTGTTGAATATTAACACATTCGCTACCAGACAAAAATGGCGCACGTCAGAAACCGGATGTTGTCTCCGCCCGAACGGGTTGTCCTGTGTCTTTCGGgttcttaatataaataaataaatactgtggcctagtgaaaaaggatataactcaaattgactcggtgaaaaaggtcacaagtccgagatggaacttgtgcccttttttactgagtcaatttgagttatggGCGTCACTAGGCCCACAGTATATAATAGGGATATTTTATAAGTCACAGTTTTCTTTCACCCCTTATTTAAAGGCACTGCTTTAGtattcatgtactctgcctattttaagggatacaggcgtgattgtttaCTATGTATGTATAAGAGTCAATAAAGGTGCTTATTCTACttacattttttacattttactaTGGTACAAAACCATAAGCTAAGTGTCATCTGATTCCcgtactaaaaaaaaaagatgtggGGGCCCTAAAACTCCGCATCCTCAAACATGTTTTTTTCAGATATTTCGAATACCAGCTCCAACTAAGCAAAGAGTTCCACCTACCGCTCTTTTTACACTGCCGGGCTGCAGCCGATGACCTAGTGGATATACTTCACCGTAACAAAGACTCCATTGTTGGTGGAGTGGTGCACTCCTTCGATGGAACGGAGCAGGCTTTGGAGAAGATGTTAGCACTTGGGATGTATATAGGCATTAATGGATGGTAAGTCAGCAATAATGTACGGGATGAatgcatacacatacttaaagtcaCGCCTGTATTTCCATAAGGGGTAAGCAGAGACTACTACGCCACAATTACCCATatccccacagtcgacttctacgataccaACGGGAGGAAAGTGTGAACGGCAACGGGAGGATGGTAAATTTCTTGTACCATCACCACACGGGATATAAACTGAAATGTGTATGCTGTAAGctgtaatttattataatgagGAAATTTTACTATGAAACCATACtcgaaatcgcaaaaaaaaccCTTCGTTACAATTTCAGAAATGTCAGAGATTTTTATTTTGCAATTTCGAGGTTGATCCTATAAGTTTAGTATAAGTTGCTTaggatgtagtgtagggacgcccggCCGGAagcaggcgggctgtcgatcactTGTTGTGTTCATTCAGCCCAAAATGTTTAGGATGATctacaaaaatactttccatAACTCGCGAGGCAATGCAAAACGTTCTTCCACCATCCCCCATCCGCCGCCATGCTATGCCCAGCCGCCGACCAAACCATTCCACCATCCGTCATCTTGCCGAGCGAATTTGCTCGGGCGAAGTAAACGTGCGTACATGAGTACATTGAGAACGGTTTGGGCGCGAGGCATTGGCAGTGTGGTCCCGGCTATAGAATAgatatttttatcaataaataaataaataaataaatcaatcaatGTAACTCCTCCCTATGTATCTGACCCAAAACCCTGTATTACAGTTCACTAAGAACCGAAGAGAACCTGGCAGTAGCTGTGAAGATACCCAGAGACCGGCTGATGATAGAGACCGACTGTCCCTGGTGCGAAGTGAAGCCCACCCACCCCGGCTACAAGCATGTGACAACCAAGGTCACAGCCGTCAAGAAGGAGAAGCAATCTGCAGAGTGCCAGGTTAAGGGGAGGAATGAACCCGTTAATATTGTGTAAGTCTCAGGGTCCCttgttttttattgaattccgtgaactttaaggaaaggttctttagatcaaatacaattaatttatctaagaaactaccGTCCGCGTAACACTAATACCAGCCTATGACTCGGGTAcaaatttactttacttacttagtttttttttttttaatcttatttgTTTTTTCCAGACATGTTTTGGAAATCTTGGCAGCCATTCGGAACGAAGATGCAGACGAGCTAGCAGATGCGATACACAATAATACTATGAAGTTGTTCTTTCCAGATAAATAAATGGATTTTCTAACAAGGGagtaaaatttttatttttgaccaTCGCGACGGGTAAAGGTCATCTCGACTCTTCGAAAACGAATGAacaagttgcattttatccacaagagtgcaaaattTTCACTTGATCTAGCCAGGGGTTGTATAAGCCGAACGTTGTCGGGCGATTCCGACAACGTTCGGCTTGCATGTGCATATACCGTGTAGCATATTTTAGGGTTGGTACAACTAGACGTCCCTTTGCGTGTCGTCCTATCACAGATTTGATAACGTGATATTTGACAACCCTGAATAGCCGGAAAAGATATGACTTGTCCGGATTCAATGACCTATCTCGTTTCGTCGTCGATTACATGTGATCTGAGACATGTCTTACCTTACTGGCCTAGGGACGTAATCTACTAAAGGGAGGGTTTCGAGGCAAAGAAGGTATAAAACTTGTCGAACAGAGTGAAGTAGGTTCCATAACATCAACATAATAAAAttcacttttaaataaaataattcaatcGAATCTATTTATCCCTAAGCTTAATAGCATAGATTGCAAATGCTTCTGCTGtataacttaaatattaattattgatTTTTCACTGACTTCAAAAacaggaggaggttctcaattcgactgaatttttttttataggtattAGAAGTGTATAGGTAACAATTTTATTAGAAGTAAATCTATATGATTTTCTGAAATAACATACTATAGATTTGTTTTTATGCTACTTATTTATTAGATGAAACATTTCAATgtaaatataagtaggtaatgaAAAGACAATCAGTGAgttaaaaaacttaaaactattaaacttattttttatcatcCATAATCGTCCGTGAGCGATGCTACAAATTGAATCTTGATTAAAACTATTCATCATTACAATTATTTTCGTCCTCCTTATTTTCATCAGCTTGtccacattttttttcattttccatCATTATTTCATAAGCATCTTTGACAATGTACTTTGGCATTATTTGAATCACATTGATCATTAGCTCTggtattttattcaaaaatgaatattccAAAATCTCATACAAGTTTTCCGCTGTCACTGTTTGAGATATTTTCATAAGACATTCTGCTTTGAGGTTATCCATAAGGTAGTATCTAGCAATTAAGAGCAATGGAAGCAGGCCTTCATCGGGTAGAGTGCCCAAATAAATGTACTGCTTTAGATGCTTCAGTGTTTGTAGAGAGACACCTTCTACCTGTAGTCTGCCATCGGATGTCTCCTTCCATTCACCGCTTAGCATTTTCTTGAAGACATCACTGCTAGCGGCTAAATGAGCTTTGTGCAATGGCAAACTGCCTTCATCGGTACTCAGTTTGAAATCAGTAAATTCTTCATCTTCATAAAGCTTCGTTTTTTTATCTGCCCACACTGAGATTATATTAACAAGTATGTGGAGATGTTCTATTCCTACACCTCCTCGAAACCAACCCAATGTTTCACTCATGGTTTCACTCCATTCTTCTAGGCAAAAAAGTTCTTTGTTTACATTGAGAGCATTGCAAACCACATATAATTCAACATGTAAGTCCTTAGCCAAAGAATGTTTTCTCATTACCATTGCAAATTTGATATCAGTATTTCGGTTTAGTATCAAAAGGAAACGTAATTCTGCAATGCTAAGAATATTAAAATCCTGACTCTTAATATTTTGACCAATTTTTAAATAGGATCTATTGACTGAAAATGAGAGCATCACAGATGAAGAACCTCGAAGCTCAGTGCCAATCCTGaaattaaaatgttacaatttcAATAATCCAATATGGTTTATATAACTTATATTCATTGATTTTGTTGTGTTTATTTCCCTATATTTCCAAACAATTTAttagcaggcaggcaattatggtcgcgcgataaatgataaaacatctggccgtccctatcgcacttactaatagtgcgatagggacggcctgatattttatcgtctatcgcgcgaccatgctacccgtgcaggttGTAAGGGTCCATAACACTAGGATGATGCACAGTCAAACCGTGGAAACTGTTGTTCGGGACATTATTCTAATGTACGTAAATTGTCTATTTGTGTGTTacctaataaatacataaataatgacGGTAGGAGGATGAAGGTTGGTACATTTTTTCACAAATTAACTACCTAAGTTCCAGCTTAAGTCCAACCACACAAGTAATATATACGAGCACTGTGGTAggcatataataataaataataaatattataggacattcttacacagattgactgaggcccacggtaagctcaagaaggcttgtgttgtgggtactcagacaacgatatatataatatataaatacttatatacattagaaaacatccattgactcaggaacaaatacctgtgttcatcacacaaataaatgcccataccgggattcgaacccgggaccgcggcgtagcaggcagggtcactaccgactgcgccagaccagtcgtcaacaTATAGGATTAACAATAGTATAGGTTCAGGAAAACGCGTGCTGTGCGTATTGTGATGTAATAACAGCTAAATTTTAATTTGCGCGTCATCGTGAATTAGGCGatatatattttgataaatgtgCCCTTTTAATGGTCATCACAACATTGTcaatcgtttttagggttccgtaccaaaaaggtaacGTAaaaagggggagggggggggggggggggggcaaatgtaactggtacaTACTGTATAGTCTTAAGAGTTATCTGAGAaacgagattattttaactattgaaagtttgtacggaacccccggtgggcgagtccgactcgcacttgtttAACATTAACTCCTGCCTCATTTCTAGCTgacgaattatttatttattatataaatacaccatgtttcacttaacactaaaaacctgaaaatagtttgttcagaatcgagagtagaatcgattgagctatatcttgatgggggtaatatttttattaaaatttgtattattagttattttttaagtgtctattctattgtactcgtaagacaacattgtgtatatcgaattgctagaggttgtttacctttttcagtatttaggggtactaatactggctggttacttggacgattattttttccgctacgagtttgacgttgtttgtcagtttaatcttaatgtttatcataagtcataacaaattgaactcgtacctaattacaaccttgtcattttgaatattggatttaaatttgcttactgcgattacctgtccaatttgaagtttactgtgacaaagctttaaagtgttttacaatgacatcttagctgtctattggtaaaccttatgtcgttgcagtaacgtacacaaataaatagttttatggtttatggtggaagttagcaattattttattgagtgtagagctaaaagtcaagtagagctgtacagaaaattaaaaattcaattaaaaaaaaagtaaccatcagattaaaagatgaatactctagatgagtttaaaaaaataaaaatcagttggggtgtctgaggttttgagtgttaccggaaacacgtgtATACTCAATAGGAATTCGTACATTGTTATCTTGAGAATTCGTTTAGGTAATGTGTATGTATGAGcttaaagttttaaaataaaagagaAACAAATCAAACTTACAATTTCACACACTCTTTAGATACTTCAGCCATTTTGTTCGGATTTCCcagaggtcctttttttaaatctgaatcCTGAATAATTAGCCAATACTGCCAGTAGAATTTTGACCTGAGAATGATGAAAGTAACaccaaaaaacacaaattaactTAGTAAATCAATAATCTAATACAACTAACGTAATGTGGTCGTTTTGCGAATGACCGTAGCGTAGCGAAGTTACAATACGATTTAAGCCTTtgatttaagctaggaacatactacgcggacgtccgtcgtaaaacgaccgcgaccgcgacctatcagtgtgcacggaacaaaacatccagagagccagatttcgatcggacgtccgtgcgctcaaggccacgtccgcgtccgtcgatcgatagtttgcacggttatgtgtatttccaattgtccagattcccgtccgcggtcgatttacgacggacgtccgcgcagtatgttcctagctgaacacactacgcggacgtccgtcgtgaatcgaccgcggacgggaatctggacaatggaaatacacataaccgtgcaaatatcggtcgacggacgcgtggacgtggccttgagcgcacggacgaaatctggctctctggatgttttgttccgtgcacactgataggtcgagtcgttttacgacggacgtccgcgccttgagcgcacggacgtccgatcgaaatctggctctctggatgttttgttccgtgcacactgataggtcgcggtcgttttacgacggacgtccgcgtagtatgttcctagcttgtccagattcccgtccgcggtcgattcacgacggacgtccgcgtagtgtgttcctagcttaacctAGCTTTGGTTGGGGCCTGTTGGGGCGATCAGGGCAATCCCTCAACGACAGTGTTGCCAATTGCCAATGCGTATTGACGATATATAGTGGGCCGCTTAGATCCATCCAGCCGAGGCTACTTTCTATGGAGAGgcgacgcgcggcgtcgggtcCGATGACAAAAGGCATATTTTCCTTTCCGTTCCACAATCAACACTAAATACTTATGATGAcatacgtagtatcttcttagtagtatGTACTTATGACGGAGCCAATTAGCTGGTGGACTACTCAGTAAGTATGCTTAAACAAAATGAGGGCTTGTAAGTTTGAATCGTGTAAGTCCCGATATTTCGTGAAAAGGAACACGACTCTTGCTGTAAGCGTAAATCTAATTGGCCCTCAATGCTACAAAGTTTTGGCAAGGGAAGTCCCGATCttcatttcattttatgttTATGCCAAGCTGTAAACTTAAACTCACTTCGAGGCGGACTGTGAAAGTTGTGAGACTGAATCACGTCCATTTTTCTATGGTCTTTCTTCTTTATCGTGAAGTAGCGGTATTTATTATATACAAGAAGTATATTAAAAGCGTGGGCTCAAGTTATCGTATACGCTGTGTAAGGGgaatataaaaacaatattgGACCATgaatatgtaagtattttaaactttctgtgattattaattatgtttattaaaGTATCAACGTGTAAAagtgtaggtatgtaggtacatacatgcTTTGCTTATGCGCAATGTAATATTATCGGCGTAGAAGCGGATTTCTCAGAAACTTAATCGATATAATGAAACAAAGAGTCGTCTGTCTttgtgtaggtaggtaggtaactaCATTGTACCAATTAGATGACCTTTTTGATGAAACAATTGTTTTAGCTTGTTAACTATTGAAGTTGAATTCTATCTCCAGTCCGGTATGCATAACATAGTGTGTTAGCAGGAACTAGGTAGTTTTTTCTTTTCTAAAGGCCCATAGttcactatcatatgtttatcatacaAATAGGAGCATAGGtttgtatgcctccctttttgaGGAAGTCCTGAAAAAgaacggcatgttgcctatgatcatatttctatgataaacgttagggatacccccatttgccagaatttcatttgccataattttatttgccatcctattcaacaatcataatattgtttctcataacatcttatgccataatcattgtttactatattaatctagtgccagaaactttgtttcccataaagtcagtttccataatgtcatttgtcagaatcatcgaaatccgtaattaccacattccataccatcatttgtcatacaaattagcgtccagaaaagtcaatttccataatgtgctttggcagaatcaaaaactactataatgacaagattaaacgaacttacctgaagtgaagttcaatcttgattatatgaagtattttgtcctggatataataacattgtagttatcCCGCGCCAGCGCTACAAACCTCGCGAATCGTTTATAGATGCCAAAAAGAAAAGAATTGACACGAACTGTCACCCTGACGTTTCATATAGTTTAGAGTAATCACGCACTAAATGGGAAGTGACCATGGACTCATGGTTACTCGAGGAGGGTGGGACTATCCCTATCCAGGACAAAATACTTCATATAATCAAGattgaacttcacttcaggtaagttcgtttaatcttgtcattatatttgtattttgtcctggatataataacattgtagatgtttagaggtaatgaaataatttacaaaacaatttatCTCAGAAATCCATTCAAAAAGCCCTACAATCTTGTATTCCTGACAGGCATTATggttgtatataatatatatacatatatcatgGATCAAATTGTATCGAAAGTAAACTAAAAAGCAATAGCATTACTTGCTATGTGAAATATTTCAGGTAGAATTGACTCGAAGAAAACAGAGTCTGCAGGGTCTATCCTGCTATTGTAATAGGTCCTTACTAGGAGCAACCTGTGTGTGCAACCCATCTACTGAGTTAAATATCTTAACCTGTATAACAAATATTGATATCTTATATAATAGATTGGTAAATTACAGTTATCTGAAGCATCCCATGCGTTACCAAACCTTTTATTCACTGTTAAGCAGTGTCTTCATGACTTTTACCTTAGGTGTTTAATGTGAGACATGataattgtaatttgtaatatgAAAAGAAATAATAGAGATAAATTAATACCTAATCATTTAGTATTAAGTAGTCtataaaacatacataaaaagAAAACACGGGCATTGTGTGCTTGTTACCCTTGTCAATTATTTAATATGTTCGACATAAATGATATATATGAAGTCATAGTTATACCTTGTGTATTTATATTCCATACAAACATAGCCTCTGGGTATCACCCATTGACCTAAGAATATGAAAGGTTTTATTATTActctttatatatatataatcttCAGAGGATATCACTGTCCTCGATAAACTTATTTtaccctacctacctacctatacctactagccatatatatgaataaataaataaatattataggacatataataataattcgagaCTATAAGTTTCAAAGTCTTGATTTAATTGTCAATAAGTAGACTGACCTTGTATCTGCTGTATGCAGGTACTAATCGttgattgtatataatattaatattctaagatgggaacaaaaatattttcccagTCCTGGTGCATCCTCAGGCATGTTTGGAGCTGAAAGTCCATCACCTAAACCTCTATTTAAAACCTTTGTCGCTATACGGTGACTTGAGTATTTAGACCAGATAGCCTCTGTTTGGTTTTAAAAAGCATTATTTAAAAGTCGTTAATTAATCACTTAACCAAGCAAAATAGTCCCTTACTTACAAACTATACCAAATAGTTAGTCCGTTACTTCCCAATTAATCCATTAACTTGCTAGCTTGCTACCCTAGCTAAACCTAATTCCATTGTGTTGTATTTATGTAAtgtttatatatataagtatatttaaaaatatgacgtTTTAGGTATTAATCACTATTTTACTTATTTGTTCTAGTATTTCTCACAAAAAAGAAATTTATAACACAATACTAAACGAGGAGGTAATCACTAGCAGGACAGCATTATATATAGAccatataatgtaattatttaggGGCTGTGATAACTTTAACCACACTCTTATGTTGATGTTTTATGCTTATGTCTGCAGTAAGATTAATAAAGATCATAATTAGACAACAAAATGTGCATAAGCTCCTTGAGATTAGCAAATCCTATACAGATATTGTGGAAAACAGTAAATGACAATTctcattaaatttaataattacaacTGTATACAATCCCTTCTGTTTCCAATATATTGTCATGTCTGTAAATATGTTCTACTTGAACAGACTAATAAGCTTAGGTTGGACCTTTAATCGATGACTAATAGAAAAGTATCTTAAGTAGATAAACAAAATGATCTCTTATGGATCTTATTAGGTCTAGAATTCAATTATTATTGAGATAAAATAATAAgataattaaattgattgaagTAATCAATAAATGAAAGtagtatataataatatattgctCATTATGACAAAAACAtttataggtattaaaaaaatcaaatcctCTTTCCTGGTCTACTATAGATAATTGGGTGGTCACTGGTCACCCACCCAAGAACTGATCTCGCCCGACAATGCTATTTTGGTGATTGAACGAGAACTGCGATAATCCACGTGCAGTGGGTGTTATCTTATCATCATATCAACTTTATCCCCCAACCGTTTAAAGTCGGTATGGTATGGagtagtttctaaaataaattttgaagtaCATACCAGTTACAGTGCTATTTATTCAAAGACCTCAGGATAGTTAAGACTCTAATAATTAAAATCGAATGATTTCTGCTATATTTGGAAAACAAGTCTGTGTTTGAACCAAGATCTcaatatatatacctatttcATACCAACTCAATAGAGTTGACTTAGCTAAATCTTTCTAATTATCAACCTACATACTTTACTTGATCCATTGACCCATTTCTAACTTTATATGACAGCTGAATACAAAATGGTCACTATTGGCATGAGCTTGTGCTGAATCGCACCCTATGATAGCTAAAAAACATTGTGATAGGGCTCTAAACCATTGCGGGGTAGATTGTACCCTTGCCATATGAAGACATACAAGTCTAACATTTAAATGagagtttgaagccttgggattgctaggtatttataataattaaatataattttgtattaatatgAACATCTCACTTAACCAATTTTGTATGCTTATTCCAATGACTGATTCTGGTTGATCCCAATTCCAGTGTACCTTCTTTACCTAtccttttatatttaaaacaacatattgaataataattcaaaa
This window of the Leguminivora glycinivorella isolate SPB_JAAS2020 chromosome 16, LegGlyc_1.1, whole genome shotgun sequence genome carries:
- the LOC125234733 gene encoding LOW QUALITY PROTEIN: deoxyribonuclease TATDN1 (The sequence of the model RefSeq protein was modified relative to this genomic sequence to represent the inferred CDS: deleted 1 base in 1 codon), which gives rise to MRRMSALRKYIDIGANLTDDMYQGVYHGSKKHEPDLDKVLARAWSAGMDKMIITGGSVTDSKKALELSRTDSRLFSTVGCHPTRCTEFIQDPQAYLDDLRALITTNKDKVVAIGECGLDYERLHYCEKDVQLKYFEYQLQLSKEFHLPLFLHCRAAADDLVDILHRNKDSIVGGVVHSFDGTEQALEKMLALGMYIGINGCSLRTEENLAVAVKIPRDRLMIETDCPWCEVKPTHPGYKHVTTKVTAVKKEKQSAECQVKGRNEPVNIVHVLEILAAIRNEDADELADAIHNNTMKLFFPDK